From a region of the Helianthus annuus cultivar XRQ/B chromosome 5, HanXRQr2.0-SUNRISE, whole genome shotgun sequence genome:
- the LOC110942995 gene encoding uncharacterized protein LOC110942995, giving the protein MAVKRIFRYLEGCPDIGLWYPKDDNFDLIAFSDSDHGGCKIAAKSTSAGSTLQITRNPVQHSKTKHIEIKYHFIRDCYEKKLIDVVKIHTDHQRADLFTKAFDKSPFDYLLLVNGIKVKLE; this is encoded by the exons AtggctgttaaaaggatttttcgttatctggaGGGTTGTCCAGACATCGGTCTATGgtatcctaaggatgataactttgaTTTGAttgcattcagtgattctgatcatggcggCTGCAAGATTGCTGCAAAGTCAACTTCAGCGGGAT ctaCTTTACAGATCACTCgtaatcctgtacagcactcaaagaccaaacacatcgagaTTAAGTATCATTTCATACGAGATTGTTATGAAAAGAAACTTATCGATGTTGTGAAAATCCACAcggatcaccaacgtgccgacctgtttacaaaagcttttgataaatcacCTTTTGATTATCTTCTTTTGGTCAATGGCATCAAGGTGAAACTCGAGTAG